The Terriglobia bacterium genome contains the following window.
CCGGTGACGACGATGAGAAGAGCGCCGAGAAGAGCCCGAGGGCCAGTGTGAGTCCCCTCGCGGCGTTTGGCTTGTTTGCGGTTACGGCGATGTTGGTGTGCTACGCGCTCGAGAAGCGCAGCCCGTGGTTCATCCTGGGATTCGCTGCCGCCTGTGCCCTGGGGTCGGCCTACGGATTTCTTCAGGGAGCCTGGCCGTTCGGGCTTGTTGAAGCGGTCTGGGCGGTAGTGGCCGCGCGCCGCTGGTGGCTGGCCGCACGGGCGCAGTGATACCTCTTCCGCGGCGGCAACAATCAGTGGAAAGGATAGGAGATAGGGCCGTCTTGAACGGCCCTGTCTCCTTGAGGTGTGACCGCGAAGCGGTCAACTATCCCAACAATCAGTTCAAGGACGCCGGGATAGCGGCGGCGCGGGCGGCGGAACTGGCGTCGGGATAGGCGGCGGCATCCGGCCAGGTCACTTCCAGAGCGTTATCGTGCAGGAGGAAGAAGCGCGAGTGGCGGCGGATCTGGATGGCCAGCTTGTTTTCCGTATCCCCGCGGATTTCCGCCAGGCCTTCTTTTTCGGTCTGCAGGCTCCGGTCGGAGCGATAGATGGCCACGCGGAACTGGTGCGGGCCGAGCGGCACCTTGCGCTCCACGCGCAGCGGGACATCCGGGCCGTCGGCCGAGAGCGTCGTGGTGAAGAGCAGTTCGCGGTCGGCAAAGACGGCCAGGGTGACGCCCGCGACGTGGGCTTGTATCTCGATCTGCAGCGGCGCGCGGTGCGTCTCCGTGATCATCGCTGCGGGAAAGGCCGGGCCCGGCGCCGGGGCGGGTAGCTGGGGCTGCGTCTCGCTGGCGGCCACGGTTTGCAACGCAGCAGGCCGCGGGCGGGCCGCCGCGTTGCTGTGCCGGGGCGCCTTCTTGACCGCGATCTCCGCGGGAACCATGAGCTCCGCCGATGCCGGCACTTCCGCCAGGGGCTCTTCCTTGGCATAGCCAAGAAGGTCCGCCGGGGCCATGGGCAGGTACACGACGGCCGCCGGGGCGGGCGGAATGCGCAGGTGCGCGCGCACCTGCGGCGCGGCCGGAAAATAGCCGGCGGCGATAAGCGCCAGCGCGCCCGCGGCCCAGACGGCGCCGCGCAGGAGGGGCTGCGCGGTCCACAGCCGCCGCCAGGGGGAAGCGGGTTGCGGGACGCTGCGCGCGAAGGGGTAGAGGTCGCGGGCCAGCTCTTCGCCCGTGGCGTAGCGCTTGTCGGGGTCTTTGGCCAGGCAGCGCTGAATTACCCGGTCAAATGCCGGCGGAATTTGCGGGTTGAGGCGGGAAGGCGGCAGCGGCGTGGCGTTAAGGATTTGGGCGCAGACCGCGCCGAGCGAGGTGCCGTCGAAGGGGCGCTGGCCGGTGACCAGTTGGTAGAGCAGGATGCCCAGGGAGAAGAGATCGGAGCGGCCATCCTGCGCCTTGCCTTCGATCTGCTCGGGCGAGAGATAGGCGGGCGTGCCCAGGACCTTGCCGGAGCAGGACATCTGGGTGACGAAGCGGGCGATGCCAAAATCGCCCAGTTTGACGCGGCCTTCTTCGGTGACCAGGATGTTCGCGGGCTTCACGTCGCCGTGGATGATGCCGGCCTGGTGCGCGCGGGAGAGCGCCTTGGCCAGATCGGCGCACCAGATGCAGGCCTTCTGCAGGGAAACCCGGTCGCTGGCCAGGACCGGCTCAAGCGTCTTGCCCTCCACGTATTCCATCACCAGATAGGGGTTGCCCTGCTCTTCGATGCCCACGTCGAAGAGCCCGATAATGGAGGGATGGTTGAGCTGGCCGATGATGCGCGCTTCGTGAAGAAATTTTTCAGGGGAACCGATCTCGGTGAGTTCGCTGAGCAGGATCTTCAGGGCCACGATGCGGCCAATGCGCGTGTCGCGCGCCTTGACGACGCGGCCGGCGGCGCCGCTGCCGATGGTTTCCAGGACCTCGTAACGCCCATTTTCCATATGTGGAAGACCAACCTCTGCCCCTTTCAGCATGGCCGGCAGAGCCGGGAAAGGGAATGCCCCGGAAGTCCCAAAAACACGGAACTTTGGTACCAGCGCCGAAATAGAACGAATCTGCCCTGCGCGGCTCTTTTGGCGGGTGGCGTTTAATAGGAACGGGAGCGGCGCGGTTCGGTCCCAGCAGCGGGCGGTGTGGCCGGGGCGGTCGCGGGCTGGGCCGGCGGCTTGCGGCGCGCCAGGGGAAAGAGCTCCGCGGCCAGGGCTTCGCCAGTGGGATAGCGCTCGTTGGGATTCTTAGCCAGACAGCGCAGGATTACTTTGTCGAGCGCCTCCGGGACCGCCGAATTCACCGCGGAGGGCAGCGGCGGGGGCGTGGACAGAATGTGCCCACAGATGGCCTGCAGGGTATCGCCCTGGAAAGGCGTCTGGCCGGTCACGATCTCGTAGAGGATGACGCCCAGGGAGAAAAAATCGGACCGCGCATCCTGAGGCCGGGCCACGATCTGTTCCGGGCACCAGTAGGCGGGCTTGCCGAGCAGGGGGTTTTCCACCGCTTCGCGGCTGGCCAGCCGGGCCATGCCGAAGTCAGTGACCTTGACGCTGCCCCCTTGGGCGATAAGGATGTTCGAGGGCTTGAGGTCGCCGTGGATGATGCCTTTGCGGTGCGCCACGCCCAGTGCGGTGGCGGCTTGCCCGATCCAGGCGCACGCCTTGGCGGGGGGGATGCTGCCGTTGCTGAGCAGGCGGTCCAGCGGGTGCCCGTCAATGAATTCGAAGACCAGATAGGGCGTGGAAGTGGCTTCGTCGATGCCCACGTCGTGCAGGGCGACGATCCCGGGGTGCGAGAGCTGGCCGGCGACCCGCGCTTCGTCCAGGAACTGCTGGCGCGTATTGGGGCGGGCGAACTCGGGCGCCAGAAGCTTGACGGCCACCAGGCGGTCGATCATGGGATCGTGGGCGCGCGCGACTCGTCCGGAAGCGCCTGCGCCGAGGATGTCGAGAATTTCGTAGCGGCCGACGCGCATGCAGCAAATTCCTTCCCGCAGACAGCGGTCGGCTCGATTATAAAGTTTCCGGCGCGGGGGATGGCGGCAATGTGCGGGGAAGTGCGCACTTGGGCACTACGGCGGAGCGTGCCGCGGAGCGGCGCGGGAGAAAAAGGACCACTACAGATAGACGTGGTACGAAAAAGACACCCACATTTAGCGTTTTCCTCTTGACAACTTTTCCTCCTCCCTCGATACTGCACTCCCAGATTCGGGGGAACGTGGAAGCGCCGGACGGATCGAGTCGGGGGTGTCTTACGGTCCGCGAAGAGGCCACGAAGCCAGCCCGGATTCAAGCAAAAAACTGAGCGAAAAGTGCTGCTTCCCGCCGCGCGCGCGAAGCGAGCGATGCCGTGAGGCCCAGCCTCGGGAAGGCGGGCCGCGGCAGGGCATTCTTTTTTGACTCTTTTTTCGCTGCAGCGCTTCCCGAACCGCTGCAGCGAGCCGTGCCGGCGAATGCCCGGCGTGGTGCTCCTGCTTGCTGCGGGAGGAGTAAACTATAGGGGTTCCCCCGCGAAAGGGTGGGAGCCTGGTACGCGGAGGATAGAGATGGCCACGACGAAACAGGCATTGGAAAAGAAAGCGTTGGAGATGGGCATGACTCCGCGAAGCAATTCAACAAGCAATTCAACAACAGGAACAGGAAAAGGATTGGAGTTTCCGCGGTACTTCACGGACGGCAAGATCGCGCCGTTCGACGCCGTGGAATGGGAGCTGCGCACCGCGCAGATCAGCAACGAAAAGGGCGTGACGATTTTCCGCCAGGAAAATGTCGAGGTGCCCAAGTCCTGGTCGCAGACCGCCACCAACATCGTCGCCAGCAAGTATTTCCACGGCAAGCCCGGCAGCAGCGACCGCGAAGGCTCAGTGCGGCAGCTGATTGGCCGCGTGGTGAGCAGCATCGTGCGCTGGGGCGAAGAGGGCGGCTATTTTGCGTCGGCCGAAGCGCGCGAGATCTACCGCGACGAACTGACGCACCTGCTCGTGGAGCAGAAGATGGCCTTCAACTCCCCGGTGTGGTTCAACGTGGGCGTGCAGGCCAAGCCGCAGTGCTCCGCGTGCTTCATCAACTCCGTGCAGGACAGCATGGATTCGATCATGAACCTAGCCAAGACCGAGGGCATGCTCTTCAAGTGGGGCTCGGGCACGGGCACCAACTTCTCCACCCTGCGCGGCAGCAAGGAACCCCTTTCCGGCGGGGGCATCGCCTCCGGCCCGGTCAGCTTCATGAAGGGCTTTGACGCCTTCGCCGGCGTGATCAAGAGCGGCGGCAAGACGCGCCGCGCCGCGAAGATGGTCATCCTGAACATCGACCACCCGGACATCGTGGACTTCATCGAGTGCAAAATGCGGGAAGAGCACAAGGCCCAGGTGCTGATCGAGCAGGGCTACGACGCCGCGATCGACGGCGCCGCCTACAGCTCGGTCTTTTTCCAGAACGCCAACCACTCGGTGCGCGTCACCGACGAATTCATGCGCGCGGTGGAAGAAGGCCGCGACTGGTGGACCAAGAACGTGGCCGACGGCCAGCCCGTGGAGAAGTACCCGGCGCGCGAGTTGCTGCACAAGATTGCCGAATCCACCTGGCAGTGCGGCGATCCCGGCATGCAGTACGACACCACCATCAACCGCTGGCACACTTCCAAGAACACGGCGCGCATCAACGCCTCCAACCCCTGCTCGGAATACATGTTCCTGGATGACACGGCCTGCAACCTGGCTTCGCTCAACCTCATGAAGTTCATGGGGCCGAACGGGCAGTTCAACGTGGACGCTTTCCAGCACGCGGTGGACGTGACCATTACGGCGCAGGAAATCCTGGTGGACAATGCCAGCTATCCCACGCCGAAGATCGCGCAGAACTCGCACGATTTCCGCCCCCTGGGCCTGGGCTACGCCAACCTCGGCGCCCTGCTGATGTCCCTGGCGCTGCCCTACGACTCCGACAAGGGCCGGGAGATGGCCGCCGCGGTGACCGCGCTGATGTGCGGGGAAGCCTACGCGCAATCCTCGCGCATCGCCGAGCGCCTGGGGCCCTTCGAAGGCTACGCGGTGAACCGTGAGCCGATGCTCGAGGTCATCCGCATGCACCGCGAAGCGCTGCGGGCCATCCGTCCCGAGGACGTGCAGCCGCAACTGATGCTGGCCGCGCAGAACAGCTGGGACACCGCGCTGGCCCACGGCGAGAAATACGGCTACCGCAATTCCCAGGTCACCGTGCTGGCGCCCACGGGCACCATCGGCTTCATGATGGATTGCGACACCACGGGCATCGAGCCGGACCTGGCGCTGGTGAAGCACAAGAAACTGGTGGGCGGCGGGGTGATCAAGATCGTGAACAACACCGTGCCCCAGGCCCTGATGAATCTGGGCTACACGCCGGAGCAGATGAGCGAGATCGTCTCGCACATCGACAAGGAAGGGAAGATCGAAGGCGCGCCCTACCTCAAGGCCGAGCACCTGCCGGTCTTTGATTGCTCGTTGGCCCCGGCGGGCGGCGGGCGCTCCATCGCCTGGACCGGGCACGTGAAAATGATGGCCGCCACGCAGCCGTTCCTCTCCGGGGCCATCAGCAAGACCATCAACATGCCCGCGGAGTCCACCGTCGAGGACATCATGCAGGCCTACGTCGAGGCCTGGAAGCTGGGGCTGAAGTCCGTGGCCATCTACCGCGACAAGAGCAAGGGCTCGCAGCCGCTTTCCGCGGCCGGCAAGAAGGAAGAGAAGATGGCCGCCGTGGCGGCGGTCGAGCCGGAGCAGCACGAACTGTTTGCGCGGGCGCAGCGGGAAAAGCTGCCCACGGAGCGTGCCTCGATCACCCATAAATTTTCGGTGGGCGGCCACGAGGGCTACGTCACCGTCGGCATGTACGAGGACGGGCGGCCGGGCGAAGTGTTCATCAAGATGTCCAAGGAAGGCTCGACGCTTTCCGGAGTGATGGACGGCCTGGCCCTGACACTTTCCATCGGGCTGCAGTACGGCGTGCCCCTGAAGGTGCTGGTGGACAAGCTGCTGAACACGCGCTTTGAGCCCTCGGGCATCACCGCCAACGCCAACATCCGCTTCGCGACCTCGGTGCTGGACTACCTGGCGCGCTGGCTGGGCGGGCGCTTCATCTCCGCGGACTACCTGAAGCTGAACGGCGCGGCGCACGCGGAAGGTTCCGCGGCCGCGGCGCCCATGGGGTTCAAGCCGGTGCTGCCGGCGATGCCCGGAGCCTCGCGCGGGAGCGATGCGGTTTCCGGCGCGCCGCGCAACGTGCACGAAGGCGCGCCGACCTGCTCGGAGTGCGGCATGCTCATGGTGCCGAACGGGGCCTGTTACAAGTGCGAAAACTGCGGGAGCACCTCCGGGTGCAGCTGAGGAGGGAATGGATTGAAGACCGCTGCTGCTCGATCCGCTTTGGTTCTGAAACAGCCGCCTAGCGCCGCCAAGGCGCATGGCTTCCTCCATATCGCCCGGCACGGCGCCGGAGTGTACGCAACCTATATCCTCACCTATCACCGCTTGGACTGCGCCGGCGCGGCGCCCAAACCGGTGCTGGCGCAGGGCGCGGAAGCGCTGATCGACCGGCTGGAACGCTTGGGTGTGGACTTCCGGCACCTTGAAGTGCGCGGCGCGCTGGAGGACATCCTGCGCCTGGGCTCGGCGAATATTCCGGACTTGTGGCTCAGCGACGAGGATTTGCTCGCCAGGGGTCTGGTCGAAAGCTAGCCTTTTGCATTCTGCAAAAACGAAAACTCCGGAGCGCGCGCTCCGGAGTTTTCGTTTTACACCGGCCCAATGCAAAGTTCCGCAAACTGGCAATTCCGGGTGGCGCCACGGCACGGGCCGTGCACAGACGTGCCCGCGCGGGGCTTAGCGCGGTCGCAGCGGCGGGCGCGAGATCGTGAGCGGGCGCGGGCGCAGGCGCAATTGCGGGGCCAGCGGCGGCGGCACGGTGCGCAGGGCTTCGCCGCAGTTGCAGCAGCGATCGTTGCCGAAGGGCGCGTTGCGGCTGGCGTCGGCGCGCAGCCAGTGCCCGCGCGCTTCGCACTGCGGGTTGATGCACTGAACGGTCCAGCCCGGCAGATACTGCATGGCATTTCCCCCTGAAGACCGGCGCGCGGGTCCCGCATGAACCGCAGGGGCGGGCCGCCGCGAAGTCGGGCGCATTCTGCCGCGCCGCGCCTGTGGTGTCAAGCAAGAAACACACAACATCTAGTGGTGGGGTTGCAGCGGCGGGCTCGTGTCCCCCGTCCCGTGAAGCGCCGCCCCCGCTGAGACCGCGGGACTCCCTATGGCAGCACCTCCTTTCGAGCGCAGCGCGTTCTTCGCGCTCCGGATGGGTTTGCGGAGCGATCGAAGATTCCGACCCGGTCGGAAGAAATCTCTCTTCGATTGCGGAGAGTGCCCGCGACTCTGTCCCGAGAGAAAGCATCGGGACTCCGCCGGCGAGGACCGCAAGGTTCTCTGTGGTGCCTGGCGGCAGATAGAGTAAGGTAGGGGACGCAAGCAGGTGCCGCGCGGGTGCTAACGCCGCGCGCTGGAGGATTTCATGGCCAATCCGACGCACACCGGTTTTGATTTTGGCTCGGGCATGCCGGAGTTTCCTGGTCTGGGCGCGCTGCGTTCGCGGCTGTTGCGCCTGGCCGTGGTTGTCGTGGCCCTGATTCTGTTCTTCTCGGCGGTCACCTCGATTCCCACCGGCAACGTGGGCGTGCTCACGCTCTTCGGCCGGGTCACCGGCGAGGTGCTCCCGGAAGGCATCCACATGGTCAACCCGCTGAAATCGGTGCAGAAACTTTCCATCCAGACGCAATCCATCAAGGAGAGCGCCAGCGTGCCCTCCAGCGAAGGGCTGATCCTGGCGCTGGATACTTCGCTGCTCTTCCGCCTGGACCGCAGCATGGCCGCGGAGGTCTACCAGACGGTGGGCGATGACTATGCCGCGAAAATCGTGGAGCCGACCCTGCGCGCGTCCATCCGCGCTTCGACCTCGGCGCACTCCGCCAACGCCCTCTACACCAGCGCGCGCGAACTGGTGCAGAAGCAGATCCAGGAGGAGCTGACGGCGCAGCTCGCCAAGCGCGGGGTCATCGTGGAAAACGTGCTGCTGCGCGACGTGCAGCTCCCAGCCTTGCTCAAAGGCTCCATCGAAGCCAAGCAGCAGGCCGAGCAGGACGCCCTGCGCATGAGCTTCATCCTGCAGAAGGAAAAGCAGGAAGCCGAGCGCAAGCGCATCGAAGCCCAGGGCATCGCCGATTTCCAGAAAATCGTGGCCCAGGGCATCAGCCCGCAGCTGCTGGAGTGGAAGGGCATCGAGGCCACGGAAAAACTGGCGAACAGCCAGAACGCCAAGATCGTAATCATCGGCAACACCAAGAACGGCCTGCCCCTGGTCCTCGAGCCGCGCTGAGCCGCACCGCGCGGGCGGGCGATCTTTCCACGGTGGGATAGCGGGCGGACGGGCGATTAACGCGGCGCGGGCGCGGGCTCTGGTTCAGCGCGGGGACGGGGAGGATTTCTTGGCGCGGTCGATCAGTTCCTGCAGCGCGGCGATCTTGGTCTTGAGTTTTTCGATGTCCTGCTTCTTGTCGCCCAGCTGGTTCTCCCCGGCATCCAGCCGGGCTTTGCCGTCGGAATCGTGCGCGAAGTCCGTCTGCGAATAAAACTGTTCCTTCTGCAGGGCCAGGTCGCGCTGCTGGATCTCGGCGTCTTTCTGGGCCGTGGCCAGCTGCGCTTTCATCTCCTTGAGCTCGGCTTCCTGCTCGGCGAGTTTTTTCGCGGCGGCCGCGGCGGCTTCCGCCTCGGAGGCGGCTTCTTCCGCCGTCTTGGCGGCTGCTGGCTGCGCGGGGGCCGCGGCCTGTTCGGTCGCGGGTTTGGCGGGCGCCGGCTCGCCGCCGGTGATGGGGCCTTCGTGCCGCGCCAGATCGTCATCGGTGAGTTCCTTCACCGGTTTCTGCGATTTCTTCCTGGCTTCGCGTTCTGCGCGGGCCTTGCGGGCGATCTCGGCGACGGATTGCGGGGCCTCGCTCTGCGATTGGGCGCTGGCCACGAGGGCCGCGGCGGGCGAGAGCACGACGGCTAGCGCTGCGAGAAGCGCAAGCGGCGAGGAAAAACGGCGCGGGAATTGGAATTGCATGGGCAGAGTCTCCTCCCGAATGAAACTTCAGCATACCCCGGGGTCCGGCGGCAGGCAATTGCCTTGCGTGGCGCCGCTGTGAATCAGGCAAGGACCGCGCCCCGGGCACGAGGGGAAGCGTTAGGCAGTAGAATGGGCGGGATGCGCTTGGCGGAATGGCTCCGGAAGGGACTGCTCGCCGTGGGCCTGACACTGGCGGCTGCGGCGGGTGTTCGCGCGCAGGGCCGCGTTCCGGCGCTGCCGGCGGGACCTGCGCCGGTTCTGGCGCCCGCCGCTCCGGCGGCCGAAGCCCCCGTGCACCGTTTCGCGGACCGGGAGAACGCCTGGCTGTTTGCGGGTGTGGGAGCGGCGCGCACCCTGGACTATTTCTCCACGCGGAACATGCGCCGGCGCGGCCGCCACGAGATTCTGCTCACCGACAAGGTGGTGGACAACCACGCGGCCTTCGCCGCGATCGAAGCTGCCGCAACCGCGGTTACCATCGGCGCGGCCTATCTCTTTCACCGCCATGGGCATCATCGTCTGGAGCGCTGGACGTCGCGGATTCACATTGGCCTCGCCACCGGCGGGGCCATCCGCAACTACGCGCTGCAATCGGCGCACCCGGCGCCGCTTCCGCCGAAGCCGTAAACCGGCCGCGGCGTTCTGCGGACCAAGCGCGGCGAAACCCGCGTGCTGGCGAGTGCGTCTGAATCAGTGAGGAGCATTGCGGGACGCGTGGCCGCGGAGCATACTCGCGCGGGTGCAGACAGAGGCGAACTGACCGGGAGGCGCGGAGTTTGCGAAAGGAGTTCATGCGCGGAGTTCTTCGATTCCGCCTTCTTTTGTTGCTGCTCTGTGCTGCCGGGCTGACGGCTCTTCCCGCCGCGGCCCAGGCGCGCGCTCCGGAGGCGGCCCCGCGCCCCGCTGCGGCCCAGCAGGCTCCGGGCGCCGCGCCGGCCGCGGAGAAGCCGGCGGCGAAGCCCGAGGAGAACAGACAATCCGGGCAATACACGCTCTCGCACGAGCGCTATGAGAAGGCGGTGGCCTATTCGCGCGCGCGCTACACCCTCTATTTCGTTTCCTTTGCCTGGGGCCTGCTGATCCTGGTGGTGCTGTTGCGGCTGGGGCTGGCCGCAAAATTCCGCGATCTCGCCGAGGCGGCCAGCGATAAACGCTTCCTGCAGGCGCTGGTTTTCGTGCCGCTGCTCCTGGGTACGATCGGGACCCTGGAGCTGCCCACGGAAGTCTACGGCCAGGTGCTTTCGCTGCGCTACGCGCAGTCGGTCCAGGGCTGGGGCTCGTGGCTGTGGGACTGGACCAAGGGCGAATTCGTCGAAATGATTCTGGGCACGCTGCTGGCGCTTATCCTCTTCGCGGTCATCCGCAGCAGCCCGCGCCGCTGCTGGTTCTACTTCTGGGCCGCCGCGCTGCCCATCGCCCTGGCGACGCTCTTCCTCAGCCCGTGGGTGATCGACCCGCTGTTCAACAAGTTCGAGCCGCTGGACGCCACGCATCCGGAGCTGGTCACGGCCATCGAGAAGGTGGTGCAGCGCGCCGGGCTGCAGATTCCGCGGGAGCGCATGTTCTTGATGCAAGCCAGCCTGAAGGAGAACAGCATCAACGCCTATGTCACCGGGTTTGGCGCCTCCAAGCGCGTTGTGGTGTGGGACACCACCATCCAGAAAGCGACCACCGAGGAGACGCTTTTCATTTTCGGCCACGAGATGGGCCACTACGTCCTGAACCACATCCGCAACGCCTTCCTGTTTATCGGAGTGGTGCTGCTGGGCGCCTTCTATCTGGCTTTTCGCGGGCTGCACGCGGCGCTGGACCGCTGGGGCCGCCTCTGGAAAGTGCACGGCGTGGAGGACTGGGCCGCGCTGCCGGTCATGCTGCTGCTGCTCTCGGTCATCCTGTTTCTGCTCTCTCCGGTGTTCAGCGGCTTCAGCCGCATGCAGGAGCACGAGGCCGATGTCTACGGCCTGGAAGTGATTCACGGCCTGGTGCCGGACTCGGCGGAGGTGGCCGCGCATGCCTTCCAGGTCCTCGGCGAAGTGGATCTCTCGGACCCCAACCCCCCGGCGTTCATCACCTTCTGGCTCTATAGCCACCCGCCGCTGGCCGACCGCCTGGTTTTCGCGCACACCTACGATCCGTGGTCCAAGGGCCAGGCCCCGCGCTATGTGAAGTGACGCCGCGCGGAATCACACCCCGCGCCGCGGGCCCTGGCGCCGCGCAAACGCCGCCACTTTGCTGCGATTGCCGCAAGCGGTCATCGAACACCAGCGCCGGCGCCCGGTCCGCGAAGTGTCGTAGAAGAAAAGCACGCACCCCGCGCTGGCGCATTTGCGCAGCGGCGCGGCCGGACCCTCGGCCAGAATCTCCGCGGCGGAACGCGCAATCGCCGTCAGCAGCCACTCCGGCCGCTCCTCGCGCGCGATGAAGCGCAGCCTCCATTCGTGAAGCTCGGAAACCAGTTCGTCGTGGCCTTCGGTTACGCGCAGCAGTTCGTTCAAGGGCTCGATGACCGCGCGCTCCAGGCGCTGCCCGTGCTCCAGGGCCTGGAAACCCTGGCGCAGGCTGCTGCGCAGCGCCAGGGCCTTATATAGCAGCGCATCCACGGCCTGCGGATCGGCCAGTTCCATGTGCAGCAGCTCCGCGGTGCGGCGCGGCGAGATGATGCCCACCTGTTCGAGAAAGGCGACCAGCCCGGGCCAGTCGCCCAGAGCGCCCTGGGGTCCGTGCGCGGAATGGACGGTGTTGGCAAAATCCACGGCCACGCGCCCGCCAACCAGCAAAAAGCGGCCCGGTGGGAGGCTGGAGACCGCAGAGTCGCGGGTTTGCCTAGGCACAGGCGGGTCCCGAAGCGCGCGGGCATGTTTTTCGCATAACCACTAAATACCACTGGAACGGTTATAGGGCAAGCGGAGATCTTCCCCGGCCTCTGCAGGATTTCGTGGCGGAATCTGCCTGCGCAGGGCTAGAATCCTCCTCCGCGTGCCGTTTAACAAGGAGGCGATTTCATGGCCGAACTGCCCACTCTGCCGGCTGCTCCGCTCGGTCCGGAGGCCGCGCCCGCGCCGCCCTTTTGGCAGCGCCTGATGCGCGGCAATTTTTGGCTGGCCGCGGTGGTGCGGGTGATCCTGTACGGCGTGTTATTTGCCGGGATCGCCAGCGGCCTCAGCGCGCTCGCGCATTTTTTTCTCGGTCGGGGACACGCGCTGGGTGCACCGCGCGGTTTGTTTGTAGGCGAGTGCATTGGCGTAGCGGCGGCGCTGGGCGCGGCGCTGCTGATGGCCCTCCTGGAGAAACGCCGGCCCGGCGTCTACGGCCTTCCTCTGCAGGGGGCCTTTGGGAAATTGTTCTGGCAAGGCGCGCTGGCGGGCTTGGCGGAGATCAGCGTGCTCATGGCGCTGATCTCCGCGTGTGGCGGCTACTCCTTTGGCGGGCTCGCGGTGCATGGCCTGGAGCTGGCGCGCTGGGCCGGCTTTTGGGCGCTGCTCTTTGTCCTCGTCGGGTTGTTCGAAGAATTTCTCTTTCGCGGCTACGCGCAGTACACCCTGGGCGCGGGGATCGGTTTCTGGCCGGCGGCGCTGGTTCTTTCGGTGCTGTTTGGCGCCGGGCATCTGCGGAATCCCGGCGAAGGCTGGGTGGGGGCGCTGAGCATCGTGGAGGTGGGCATCGTCTTGTGCCTGACGCTGCGGCGCACCGGAAATCTGTGGTTCGCCGTGGGGCTGCACGCCAGCTTCGATTTCGGCGAGACCTTTCTCTATTCCGTGCCCAATAGCGGTGTCGTCGCCGCGGGGCATCTTTCCAATGCGGCGCTGCATGGCCCCGCCTGGGTCACCGGCGGTACGGTGGGGCCGGAGGGCAGCCTTTTCAGTTTTCTGACCATGGGAATCATGTTCTACGCGATCCACCTGCTCTATCCGGCGCAAGAAGAAGTAACGCATCCCCACTGACAGTTTGTTCTAAGGGCAGGATTTGCTTGGCGGCTCGCTCTCAGTGCACGAGCTCCGAAGCGAAGACCAGGCGCACGCCCTGCGCTTCGAGCTGCGGCAGGAGCTCCCCGAGGGCCTGCAGCGTGGCCGGGTGCGGGTGCCCGATGGCGATCGCCTCGCCTTTGCTCCGCGCCGTGCGAATGGCCAGTTCCAGCTGCGCGCGCACCGCGGAGACCTCCGCGACGTC
Protein-coding sequences here:
- a CDS encoding CPBP family intramembrane metalloprotease, whose translation is MAELPTLPAAPLGPEAAPAPPFWQRLMRGNFWLAAVVRVILYGVLFAGIASGLSALAHFFLGRGHALGAPRGLFVGECIGVAAALGAALLMALLEKRRPGVYGLPLQGAFGKLFWQGALAGLAEISVLMALISACGGYSFGGLAVHGLELARWAGFWALLFVLVGLFEEFLFRGYAQYTLGAGIGFWPAALVLSVLFGAGHLRNPGEGWVGALSIVEVGIVLCLTLRRTGNLWFAVGLHASFDFGETFLYSVPNSGVVAAGHLSNAALHGPAWVTGGTVGPEGSLFSFLTMGIMFYAIHLLYPAQEEVTHPH
- a CDS encoding CGNR zinc finger domain-containing protein, with protein sequence MELADPQAVDALLYKALALRSSLRQGFQALEHGQRLERAVIEPLNELLRVTEGHDELVSELHEWRLRFIAREERPEWLLTAIARSAAEILAEGPAAPLRKCASAGCVLFFYDTSRTGRRRWCSMTACGNRSKVAAFARRQGPRRGV